A portion of the Rhodanobacter sp. AS-Z3 genome contains these proteins:
- a CDS encoding MarR family transcriptional regulator — translation MELKPQDLLVLFKVAAHPQQRWTYAALGEALSMSASEVHASVKRAVGAGLAVVRGRGDWSPVRPALLEFALHGVRYVWPAVAGPVKRGVPTGFGAEPLAGKITAVPGEAPVWAHASGSAKGPSLSPIYRTAPLAALADPALHRLLALQDALRAGRARERTLAAQLLPKELEAADAA, via the coding sequence ATGGAATTGAAGCCTCAGGACCTGCTGGTGTTGTTCAAGGTGGCTGCACACCCGCAGCAGCGCTGGACGTATGCGGCGCTGGGCGAAGCCTTGTCGATGAGCGCGTCGGAAGTGCACGCCAGCGTCAAACGCGCGGTCGGTGCCGGCTTGGCCGTGGTGCGTGGTCGCGGCGACTGGTCGCCGGTACGTCCGGCACTTCTGGAATTCGCCCTGCATGGCGTGCGCTATGTGTGGCCGGCCGTGGCCGGGCCGGTGAAGCGGGGTGTGCCTACCGGGTTCGGCGCCGAACCACTGGCCGGCAAGATCACGGCGGTGCCGGGCGAGGCGCCGGTATGGGCACACGCCAGCGGCAGCGCGAAGGGGCCGAGCCTGTCGCCGATCTATCGCACGGCACCACTGGCTGCGTTGGCCGATCCGGCGTTGCACCGCTTGCTTGCCTTGCAGGATGCCTTGCGTGCCGGCCGTGCGCGCGAGCGGACGTTGGCTGCCCAGTTGTTGCCGAAGGAACTGGAGGCCGCGGATGCGGCGTGA
- a CDS encoding type II toxin-antitoxin system VapC family toxin, translated as MYLLDTNVVSELRKSHPDKQVKRWAASVSTASLYLSVISVMELETGVLRIERRDARQGAALRHWLDKQLLPAFAGRALPIDTAIALRCAVLHVPDQMAHGDALIAATALVHGLTVVTRNTSDFEAAGVALINPWLDQA; from the coding sequence ATGTACCTGCTCGACACGAATGTGGTTTCCGAGCTGCGCAAGTCCCACCCGGACAAACAAGTGAAGCGCTGGGCCGCCAGCGTGTCGACCGCCAGCTTGTACCTGTCTGTCATCAGTGTGATGGAGCTGGAAACTGGCGTGTTGCGCATCGAGCGGCGTGATGCACGGCAGGGTGCGGCGCTGCGTCACTGGCTGGACAAACAGCTGTTGCCTGCCTTTGCCGGTCGGGCGTTGCCGATTGATACCGCGATCGCGCTGCGTTGTGCAGTGCTGCATGTGCCCGATCAGATGGCGCATGGCGATGCCTTGATCGCGGCGACGGCGTTGGTGCACGGATTGACCGTGGTGACACGCAACACCTCCGATTTCGAGGCTGCTGGCGTGGCGTTGATCAACCCGTGGTTGGATCAGGCTTGA
- a CDS encoding type II toxin-antitoxin system prevent-host-death family antitoxin — translation MTITTLSSREFNQDTSGAKKAARRGPVFITDRGQPAHVLLSIEDYTQLAGHQANIVELLVMPKGDAIDFDPPRMRDKLIRAIELG, via the coding sequence ATGACCATCACCACGTTATCCAGTCGCGAGTTCAATCAGGACACCAGTGGCGCCAAGAAGGCTGCCAGGCGGGGGCCGGTGTTCATCACCGACCGCGGTCAGCCGGCGCATGTGTTGCTGAGCATCGAAGACTACACGCAGCTCGCCGGCCATCAGGCGAATATCGTCGAGTTGCTGGTGATGCCGAAAGGCGACGCCATCGATTTCGATCCCCCGCGGATGCGTGACAAGCTGATTCGCGCGATTGAGCTGGGCTGA
- a CDS encoding DUF5655 domain-containing protein, translating into MSDIQLFRLSSTTAVELSGRAAAVEKHLQSMIEAQMPTFLGVRFLATEYTTGKTHKGRIDSLGLDENGCPVIIEYKRHTNENVINQGLFYLDWLMDHRAEFQWLVMEKLGKDVAEQIDWAGTRLLCIAADFTRYDQHAVQQIPRNIELIRYKLFADDLLLLDLVNSVSVDDATAAKADIGGSTTLAKSKPVGKDKTAEEQLEHAQPEIRAMYEALSGQLLALGEDVQEKHLKLYVAFRRLKNFACVIPYKDKLLVMLKLDPDTVALENGFSRDVRNIGTWGTGDLELCLRSMADFERAKPLIERSYGES; encoded by the coding sequence ATGAGTGACATCCAGCTATTTCGCTTGAGCAGCACAACTGCTGTCGAATTGTCCGGCCGTGCGGCGGCAGTCGAGAAGCATTTGCAGTCCATGATCGAGGCGCAGATGCCGACCTTCCTCGGCGTACGCTTTCTCGCCACCGAGTACACCACCGGCAAGACGCACAAGGGCCGCATCGACTCGCTGGGGCTGGACGAAAATGGTTGCCCTGTGATCATCGAGTACAAGCGACATACCAACGAGAACGTGATCAACCAGGGGCTGTTCTACCTTGATTGGCTGATGGATCACCGTGCCGAATTCCAGTGGCTGGTGATGGAGAAGCTGGGCAAGGATGTAGCTGAGCAGATCGACTGGGCCGGCACGCGTCTGCTATGTATCGCCGCCGACTTCACCCGCTACGACCAGCACGCCGTGCAGCAAATTCCGCGCAATATCGAACTGATCCGCTACAAGCTGTTCGCCGATGACTTGTTGCTACTCGACCTGGTCAACAGTGTCAGCGTGGACGACGCCACCGCGGCCAAGGCTGACATCGGTGGCTCGACGACGTTGGCGAAGAGCAAGCCGGTCGGCAAGGACAAGACGGCGGAAGAGCAACTGGAACACGCGCAACCCGAAATCCGCGCTATGTACGAAGCGTTGTCCGGGCAGCTGCTGGCGCTGGGCGAGGATGTGCAAGAAAAGCATTTGAAGCTGTACGTCGCGTTCCGTCGACTGAAGAACTTCGCCTGCGTGATTCCCTACAAGGACAAGTTGCTGGTCATGCTTAAGCTGGATCCCGATACGGTTGCGCTGGAGAATGGCTTCAGCCGCGATGTGCGCAATATCGGCACGTGGGGCACCGGTGACCTTGAACTGTGTCTGCGAAGCATGGCGGATTTCGAGCGAGCCAAACCGCTGATTGAGCGTAGCTACGGCGAAAGCTGA